In Sebastes umbrosus isolate fSebUmb1 chromosome 15, fSebUmb1.pri, whole genome shotgun sequence, the genomic window CGTGTGATGTTTTGGTGTTAGATTTCCCTTTTGCTCAGACTTATCTCAAGTCTGAATCGCAGTCAGTGTCAGTAATGTCTCTGTCACTTTTTTAAATCTCATTTGACCGGCTGTTTAATCTTTTCAAGTCAaatttgtggggaaaaaaaagacgtCTGAAGTTCCTCTGTAAAACTTAAGAAACTCAGATACACTCTGGTGCACAAGGCGCTTTCACACGATCAAAGCAGAGGCCTCAATCTCCAGGGAAGAAAATCTCCTCCCTGCTCACAATCCTGCAGCTTGTCAACTTGGCAGTCCCAGCACCGGGCGTCACGGCCTCCCGGGGCTGCAGCTCGAACGCAGACCCGACAAAGCCGCTAAGTTTTCATGGACGCCGCTCTAATCTCAGCAGCCCTGTGAGCCGCCATAGACTTCCTCCGCTGCATGGACGAGGCCGCGGCCTCTGTGATGCCGTGGTAGCTGTCCGTCTCCTGAGAGTCTTCGCTGTTCTGGGACTTGGTGCTGTCCTGCGAGTCGGGCTTCTGCCTCAGCGCCCGGATCTGTTCCTCCTTCAGCTCCAAGTAGGAGCGAGAGAAGGTGTGAAAGATGGACGTGACGGGGAAGGCCATGAGGAGGATGCCGCTCAGGATGCTGCTGAGCGCCACCACCTGGCCCGGGATGCTTCTGGGCACCATGTCTCCGTAGCCGACTGTCGTCATGGAGATGACGGCCCACCAGTAGCTACCGGGGATGCTGGTGAACTCTTGCTTGGCGCCCAACTCGCTCTCGGCTAGGAACACCAGCGGGGAGAAAAGAGCCATGGCCACGCAAAGGAACAGCAGCAACAGGCCGAACTCACGCGTGCACCTCCTCACCGTCAGACCGAGCGTCTGCAAGCCTAAGGAATGGCGGGCCAACCTCATCACGTAAAAGATCCGTAGAGCTCGCAGGACTCTGAGAACTAACCCCACCTTCTCCAGGTAGTTGTTCCCCGTGCCCGCGGATTTCCCTCCGACTGACAGAGAGTCCACAATGAGGGTGATGTAGTAGGGGAGGATGGCCACCACGTCGATGAGGTTCAGAGGCGTTCGCAGGAACATACACTTGCTCTGCGTCTGAATGAAGCGCAGCGTGAACTCCAGGGAGAACCAGGCAACGCACACCGTCTCCAGCACAAAGATGTTATAGCACCTCTGGGAGCACTCACCCtgcagaggaaagagaaaaaaaagcacataaagACAGACATTAAGGGTTGTGTTACATTACGCAACAGCCTTTCAGTGTGTGATGTGAGCTATGAACTCCAAAAAGTGCTTCGGAAAAGGTTGCATGAAGTCAGTGATTAAGAATCTATTTCAAAGCCTGCTGTTTGATTCGTGGTTTCGTCATTGACAGCGAAGGTTGACGCGTTTGATCTCACAACAAAAAGGTGACTCTGAACAAAACGCGAAAGGGAAGGTGCTGAAAGATTCATGATGTGTAAAACTAAAGGCTTTGATTATCTCATTTAGTAAACTCCACTGACTCGCACATCAAACCCGAGTGATCAAGAGGTGGAAGCTGGAGCTGTGCAGACGATGTTACGTATATAATTAACTGTCTCACCGGAGTCAGTCATGGATAAACCTACACTGTGGCTTCTTAATGccgcagtgggtagaaatggagcaaatcaaAAATGATTAAAGGAGACAGGTTATatgaaaacaaatcatgtgcctctgtgtcctccggtgctccttttggcatctgcaagatttcacagaccggaggaaaacaaccaattagagaTAAGCTGGAGTCTTgacatctctgagcagctgtcaatcactcacaaactctgatcaaacggtcaaactaggcagcgctgatcaaatatgaatcaatattctgttaatgtaatgcctatttctctcctcacatgttttcagaaatatcttgtagtgcacggtttagctgtaaaaagtttgtgacccggcagccactttgagatctgttgaggaaatatcaagcactgcccaccagctggagcacagccaataggaacactctctctctgaaagggCTCAcagactagattttttaaagcctgaaaacagagccatgtggaggtgcaaaagtctagttttctctccgaacacttgaattacaatatgctgaaaggttattatggaatttttgcccaatgatgccaaaaatatttacTTTAACCGTCATCCTACCAACCCATTTAACATGCACAGattaaactactgtaagaaacaaaatgttaacttatttcttttcaaaacattattagttatgtaattaTTGTCATctcaagaagaaaaaaatgattattattattttttggaaatatacatttaatttgcatattgtgtaaaatgaaaatagacagagcacaTGAGTAAATCTGTGTCTGTcgcatctgtctgtctccttcaaaatgactgacCCCTACCCCCCTGATAGTGTGTGATAATTTAATTTAGgacccatggcaaacattttatctattctattttatctattttaacTTTTTGAGTGCTTAGGGGACCCCAATACATTGGTCTCtaaaaagcactaattaaaagaaaaacagttaaCAATGATATGTAGTCATTAGGAACAATCtgattgacaaagtcatgaaaaattggAACAAAagaataaagcacctgtgagataCGACAGAAAGTAAACCTCTGGGGTCTGTGGGGAACCCAGTTAGGATAAGGGTTAACACTACCACAGCTGAAATATTCTCTCTTTTAATGATAATCTATTTTTTCAAGACTGCTGAAATAGCGttcataaatattttaaaatataattataagaGATTACTTGGTTATTAAGTCAAAGTCAACCCTGGAggagactgaaaaaaaagtgtgcatttcatttttctgcatttactcaagtgttattaattacaaaaaaatatcctTTGCTTTA contains:
- the kcng2 gene encoding potassium voltage-gated channel subfamily G member 2, which translates into the protein MYQEVAFLAGSNEHQFTTFHFKPVQNPQEVKPKKGLFYKRAQLLLQPQPRQQQDGDEIGPADGAAIINVGGIKYRIPWSTLEEFPLTRLGKLRGCSNEDEIMDLCDDYDGSRNEYFFDRSPSAFRTIVSFLAAGKLRLLREMCALSFQEELLYWGVEENDLDWCCLRKLKLRQEEYKELQRLEEEEAELTTPQSCEENQQPSGGDSQEETNTGGCMRRLRDMVENPHSGLPGKIFACLSVLFVAITAVTLCVSTMPDLREEEERGECSQRCYNIFVLETVCVAWFSLEFTLRFIQTQSKCMFLRTPLNLIDVVAILPYYITLIVDSLSVGGKSAGTGNNYLEKVGLVLRVLRALRIFYVMRLARHSLGLQTLGLTVRRCTREFGLLLLFLCVAMALFSPLVFLAESELGAKQEFTSIPGSYWWAVISMTTVGYGDMVPRSIPGQVVALSSILSGILLMAFPVTSIFHTFSRSYLELKEEQIRALRQKPDSQDSTKSQNSEDSQETDSYHGITEAAASSMQRRKSMAAHRAAEIRAASMKT